ACCGCGCTGCCCTAATGTATGATCAGAGGATAGTTGAGCATGAAAGACATATGGTCTGATTGAGAAGCAAATTAGCTCTTGCTACCCGGACGACCGCTTTCCACCCATCTGGCGACGCTTTCACCGAGCTAGCAATGTGCCAGGAGCGGACGGGCGGCTAACGACCCGATAGCGGACGTTCCTGTCACCCCATTTCCCGTGTGCAAACTGTAGTGCAGTCCGTTAGTTCTCCTGCGTTTGCGATGATCGAGCTTTGCCGGGAGATGAGAGCCATGAGAGTACAACCAAAAGTCACTTTCTTTGTCGTTGCAATGCCACTCCTTTTTGGACTTTCCTCACCTAGCATCGCCCAGGAATCCCGATGGGGTTCCCCAGATGAAGACGATGTCAAGTTCATGATTGCAGCGGCTGCGAAATGGTCCGATGCACAATGTAGCCCTCAAGAGGGAATGCAAGACATCATTGCCGACGACTTTCAAGGCACGTTCACGAGCGGCCAGCGCTTCGGAAAGAATGAAGCAATTACGACTGATCCGGTCAAAGCAAGTTTGTCCCGTGATTGCCAAATCGGCGAAGTAAAGGTGCGGTTCTTTGGCAACTCCTATGCCGTAGCTTACGGTGCGGAAAACCGGATGCGCAAAGACCTCGAAGGCAACGAGGCAAAGCGATGCCAAATCTGGACCGACACATGGCTAAAGCGTGATGGGCGGTGGCAAATCATTGCGTCTCACGACACCGTTGTCTCGTGCTCCTAGTAATCGACGCCCGCTTTCCACCCAGTTCGTGCCAGCTTCACCTAGCTAGCGATGCGCTAGGAGCGGAGCAGCCGCTAGCGACCCGATTGGGGACATTTCTGGGGCGCGCGTTAGCCTTACCCAAATGGCCGTGCTTTGGGTCGGTCTTCAGCG
This DNA window, taken from Qipengyuania gaetbuli, encodes the following:
- a CDS encoding nuclear transport factor 2 family protein, translated to MRVQPKVTFFVVAMPLLFGLSSPSIAQESRWGSPDEDDVKFMIAAAAKWSDAQCSPQEGMQDIIADDFQGTFTSGQRFGKNEAITTDPVKASLSRDCQIGEVKVRFFGNSYAVAYGAENRMRKDLEGNEAKRCQIWTDTWLKRDGRWQIIASHDTVVSCS